Proteins encoded in a region of the Chitinispirillum alkaliphilum genome:
- a CDS encoding TPR repeat protein, with protein sequence MNIKTIPVFLLIFLFSFPKAEVHEKFRELFESEDFPEMIKYAREFIPAQSRDYNTWLKLGRANEALNRREKALACYVGAAQIEPLSFEANIGMARIYNDLNIFINALSSADKALEIDPVSADANWEKSRALLGTGDSRGAREYLERAAEAEKPNFSAQRKLGLTLLQENETQRALLLLRNFLSHNSDSEVSMIMARLYIEMEKPDSAIVHLRAASRNRHAPKAEALPLLGRMFYTKGDYRASSSEFERANRALLEPEDLYFWASGLEKTGENLRQIPGLYRESVQKFGDTLSSVAVLARERAGRIFLEKREYDFVVELLLPIYRKEDTRDAFEDLMLLLAKGYIGLDETGQAIRYLEKTTSSQPQNIEAHTLLADLYFETEQTDDALEILKRLTVLEPQNAQNHQLIAEHKFSAGDFPTALEHFKESFSINPGIEPALGIMQSALKLGNKDQALAGAEKALELDRTLVEPAIVAAEILIGKNQYLVASEHLIRVTAHRENDLSLWRQLALCLYKLGRETHLAQTDLVIIKLDELDTLSRKRYLDYAIKEQKFTQAYETAAELRFLLPEDGEVVRKMYQLSLWVEDTVKSVTHLRDYLELAPGDSEAHRLLGNLLLSQGDSSGAFSSFETAVRVNPEIDNIYHSYAPLAIEKELPDEQLYTILKTAVSFNEADHRVYSSLGEIYLRKEKFSNAVENFEISLSLYPSDLNALSNLAYSQIYSGDINGAIITFEQTVTMAPDRTDELRTLGDLYLRQEQMQQAASAYKRYLQTESDNQLALFVADFEFETGNFGESVIYYDRITGEKSQTASYLLSFATASFHTDDFERAYSLLTSFITLEPEHAEAFRMLYLIQKRADNRVGASQYLARYTELEPSDAAMQRTLADLHYDIGQFPQALQSYRNLLKADPEARGFYKRYTELLSSTDNTDELYSALENAVSYGEADAYMYYVLGSLQMQRSQYQSAIQNFEEASALEPSNSEYLSMVARSQLKSNQIGDAIVTFEEVVALDPQNYKKFKLLGDLYLGQDQIAQSMNRYREYLKAKPDDEAVALIVGQQAFRENDHEVAVRYLSKISDSGNRTPSFLRAFSVSAFATDNPSLALSILQELKTHTPDDPNVYSGLYEACIDLNKYDKAVEYLRRYVSLSPEDIRGRVRLGDLLYQMESKQEAFEVYKPAFQNDFTSEGFGGRFAGLAVEFGSDDLKLSAIRAAHLVGEAPHELLSVKGEILIARQDYQNAAEAFQTAAQFDPSNWDYVSRLAYCNKKMGRKDDALLLYQQASVLNPSSGEEYGKMGEILLSRGDEQQAIEMFERYLRKVPTDSETALMVGEYKFRNEDFESALNYLYMVSHERSSQLLYRLGISAKKTGRAEFAIEILEEHRAITSEKPFAAEALRALALVYDRNEQPQKAKEILSEFINIPGVKDPNAAYRLANLYEESNPEKASGLYLQNTQRYSDDYRNFLKMGIYYSHVEKNYSEAISMLQRGAGLNDTLSRIWYELGFAHGQLGEDTEMLEAFGRFLHLDNRNVQPLRTVGRYLMDRNYTSHALPFLQIAHSADQNDLEVLSLLAQGYKAENRPDEAVEYLGMAARLADDSSDENIRITIAKGYYELGMYREAANKFREILRTRDDLELRRAYVFSLYSLGWLREALTEVERIRDVEPFDLETIMIHGEILVAGEEFDEAAEVFQDAIDVDPEYAPALCRKADVYFFQNRIPWARTFYQRALRADQQYVYAELGLARLARLQKNEEKYREHIQRARNLDPENEQVLSELRN encoded by the coding sequence ATGAACATTAAGACTATTCCAGTTTTCCTCCTTATTTTTCTGTTCAGTTTTCCCAAAGCTGAAGTTCATGAGAAATTCCGGGAGTTGTTTGAATCTGAAGATTTCCCTGAGATGATAAAGTATGCCCGGGAATTTATTCCCGCTCAAAGCAGAGATTATAACACCTGGCTAAAGCTTGGAAGGGCTAATGAGGCATTAAACAGAAGGGAAAAGGCGCTGGCCTGTTATGTGGGGGCCGCTCAGATAGAGCCTCTGAGCTTTGAGGCCAATATTGGGATGGCCCGTATCTACAATGACCTGAACATCTTTATCAACGCTCTCAGCAGTGCAGACAAGGCACTTGAGATTGACCCGGTCAGCGCTGATGCAAACTGGGAAAAATCGAGGGCTTTGCTTGGAACGGGTGATAGCCGGGGGGCAAGGGAGTATCTGGAAAGGGCTGCGGAAGCAGAGAAACCTAATTTCAGCGCTCAGAGGAAGCTTGGGCTGACTCTCCTTCAAGAAAATGAGACACAAAGAGCTCTTCTTTTGCTTAGAAATTTCTTATCTCATAACTCCGACAGTGAAGTTTCAATGATAATGGCCCGTTTATACATAGAGATGGAAAAGCCGGATTCAGCAATCGTTCATCTCAGGGCTGCCTCACGAAACAGGCATGCACCAAAGGCAGAGGCGCTTCCTCTGCTTGGAAGGATGTTTTATACCAAGGGAGACTACAGGGCTTCTTCTTCAGAGTTTGAGCGGGCAAACAGGGCGCTTCTCGAGCCGGAGGATCTCTATTTCTGGGCAAGCGGACTGGAAAAAACGGGGGAGAATCTCAGGCAAATCCCTGGTCTTTACAGAGAATCGGTTCAAAAGTTTGGTGATACCCTTTCTTCTGTTGCGGTTTTGGCAAGGGAGAGGGCTGGAAGGATTTTTCTGGAAAAGAGGGAGTATGATTTCGTTGTTGAGCTCTTGTTGCCTATATACCGGAAAGAGGACACCAGAGATGCTTTTGAAGACCTTATGCTGTTACTTGCAAAGGGCTATATCGGATTGGATGAAACAGGTCAGGCCATACGCTACCTGGAAAAAACTACCTCTTCACAGCCGCAGAATATCGAGGCACACACCCTCCTTGCAGATCTGTATTTTGAAACAGAGCAGACAGATGACGCACTTGAGATTCTTAAGAGACTTACTGTTCTGGAGCCCCAAAATGCGCAGAATCATCAGCTTATAGCGGAGCATAAATTCAGTGCGGGTGACTTTCCAACGGCTCTTGAACATTTCAAGGAAAGTTTCTCAATAAATCCGGGGATCGAACCGGCTCTTGGGATAATGCAATCGGCCTTAAAGCTCGGTAATAAGGATCAGGCGCTTGCCGGTGCTGAGAAAGCTCTGGAATTAGATCGCACACTTGTTGAACCAGCCATTGTGGCAGCGGAGATTCTGATTGGAAAAAATCAATATCTCGTTGCATCTGAACATCTTATAAGGGTTACAGCTCATCGGGAAAACGATCTGTCGCTGTGGAGGCAACTGGCGTTATGTCTTTACAAACTGGGCCGGGAAACGCATCTGGCGCAAACTGATCTTGTAATCATAAAACTGGATGAACTGGACACCCTTTCAAGAAAACGATATCTCGATTATGCCATAAAGGAGCAGAAATTCACTCAGGCCTACGAAACGGCCGCAGAGCTTAGGTTTCTTTTACCCGAAGACGGGGAAGTGGTGCGCAAAATGTATCAGCTCTCACTTTGGGTGGAAGATACTGTAAAGTCAGTAACTCATCTCAGGGATTATCTTGAACTGGCTCCGGGGGACAGCGAGGCACACCGCCTTCTTGGAAACCTGCTTTTAAGCCAGGGAGACAGCTCCGGCGCATTTTCATCATTTGAAACAGCGGTAAGGGTTAACCCTGAAATTGATAATATCTATCACAGCTATGCCCCTTTGGCCATAGAAAAAGAACTGCCTGATGAGCAGCTGTATACCATTCTTAAAACCGCTGTCTCGTTTAACGAGGCTGATCACCGGGTTTACTCTTCTCTTGGGGAGATATACTTGAGAAAGGAAAAGTTTTCCAATGCTGTGGAGAATTTTGAAATCTCTCTTTCTCTTTATCCTTCGGACCTCAACGCTCTTTCTAATCTGGCTTATTCACAGATTTATTCCGGCGATATCAACGGTGCCATTATCACTTTTGAGCAGACTGTCACCATGGCTCCGGACAGAACCGATGAGCTCAGAACACTGGGGGATCTCTATTTGCGGCAGGAACAGATGCAGCAGGCTGCTTCTGCTTACAAGCGTTATCTGCAAACAGAAAGTGATAACCAGCTTGCGTTGTTTGTGGCAGATTTTGAGTTTGAGACGGGGAATTTCGGGGAATCGGTTATCTATTACGACAGGATAACCGGCGAGAAATCTCAAACAGCATCCTATTTGCTCAGTTTCGCTACAGCCTCTTTCCATACCGATGACTTTGAGCGGGCGTACAGTTTGCTTACATCATTTATCACCCTTGAGCCAGAACATGCAGAAGCGTTTAGGATGCTTTATCTGATTCAAAAAAGGGCAGATAACAGAGTTGGTGCATCTCAGTATCTTGCAAGATACACCGAACTTGAGCCCTCAGATGCCGCGATGCAACGCACCCTGGCCGATCTTCACTATGACATAGGACAATTCCCTCAGGCTCTGCAATCATACAGAAATCTTCTCAAAGCTGACCCTGAGGCCCGGGGCTTTTATAAGAGGTACACAGAACTTCTCTCTTCAACTGATAATACGGACGAACTGTACTCTGCACTTGAAAATGCGGTAAGTTACGGAGAGGCAGATGCTTACATGTATTATGTTCTGGGCAGCCTGCAAATGCAGAGATCTCAGTACCAGTCTGCGATTCAGAATTTCGAAGAGGCATCCGCTCTGGAGCCGAGCAACAGTGAGTATCTCTCCATGGTAGCCCGCAGTCAGTTGAAAAGCAACCAGATAGGGGATGCAATCGTAACATTCGAGGAGGTTGTGGCCTTAGATCCTCAAAACTATAAAAAATTCAAGTTGTTAGGGGACCTTTATCTTGGACAGGATCAAATAGCGCAGAGCATGAACAGGTATAGAGAATACCTGAAAGCTAAACCGGATGATGAGGCTGTCGCTCTGATTGTCGGCCAGCAGGCTTTCAGGGAAAATGATCACGAAGTGGCGGTTCGGTATCTTTCAAAAATAAGTGACTCCGGAAACAGAACCCCTTCATTTTTAAGGGCTTTCAGTGTTTCTGCATTCGCAACGGATAACCCTTCACTGGCGCTTTCGATTCTTCAGGAGCTTAAAACCCACACTCCTGATGACCCCAATGTGTATAGCGGGTTATATGAAGCCTGTATAGATCTCAATAAGTATGATAAAGCGGTTGAGTATCTCAGGAGATATGTTTCACTTAGCCCAGAAGATATTAGGGGCAGGGTGAGGCTGGGTGATTTGCTCTATCAGATGGAGTCAAAACAGGAGGCCTTCGAAGTATATAAACCCGCATTTCAAAACGATTTTACCTCTGAGGGTTTTGGGGGCAGATTTGCGGGTCTCGCGGTTGAGTTTGGTTCAGATGATCTGAAACTGTCTGCTATCAGAGCAGCACATTTGGTGGGTGAAGCGCCGCATGAGTTGCTTTCAGTCAAGGGGGAAATACTCATAGCGAGGCAGGACTATCAAAATGCTGCAGAGGCGTTTCAAACAGCAGCTCAGTTTGATCCTTCAAACTGGGATTATGTCTCGAGGCTGGCTTACTGTAACAAAAAGATGGGGAGAAAGGATGATGCACTGCTGCTCTATCAGCAGGCTTCGGTGCTAAACCCTTCATCTGGTGAGGAATACGGGAAAATGGGAGAGATTCTGTTATCCCGTGGAGATGAGCAGCAGGCTATCGAAATGTTTGAAAGATACCTCCGGAAAGTTCCCACAGACAGTGAAACAGCGCTTATGGTAGGAGAGTATAAGTTCAGGAATGAGGATTTTGAATCAGCACTGAACTACCTCTATATGGTTTCCCATGAACGGTCTTCACAGCTTCTCTACCGGCTTGGTATATCGGCAAAGAAAACAGGGAGAGCTGAATTTGCCATAGAGATTCTGGAGGAGCACCGTGCCATCACTTCAGAGAAGCCTTTTGCAGCGGAAGCACTAAGAGCACTGGCCTTGGTTTATGATAGAAATGAGCAGCCACAAAAAGCCAAAGAAATTCTTTCGGAATTTATCAATATTCCGGGAGTAAAGGATCCAAATGCAGCCTACCGGCTTGCGAATCTCTATGAAGAGAGTAATCCTGAGAAAGCTTCGGGGTTGTATCTGCAAAACACTCAGCGCTATAGCGATGATTACCGCAACTTTCTGAAGATGGGGATATATTATTCACATGTCGAAAAAAACTATTCGGAGGCAATCTCTATGCTTCAGAGGGGCGCTGGGCTGAACGATACCCTCTCACGTATCTGGTATGAGCTTGGGTTTGCACACGGCCAGCTGGGGGAAGACACCGAAATGCTTGAGGCTTTTGGAAGATTTCTTCACCTGGACAACCGGAATGTGCAGCCGCTAAGAACTGTGGGTAGATATCTTATGGATAGAAATTACACCTCTCATGCACTGCCTTTTCTGCAGATTGCTCACTCTGCAGACCAAAATGACCTCGAAGTGTTATCCCTTCTGGCCCAGGGATACAAGGCTGAAAACAGACCTGATGAGGCAGTCGAGTATTTAGGGATGGCTGCGAGGCTGGCAGATGATTCTTCGGATGAAAATATCAGGATAACAATAGCCAAAGGGTACTATGAGCTTGGGATGTATCGTGAAGCCGCAAATAAATTCAGAGAGATTCTGAGGACAAGAGACGATTTGGAGCTTCGCAGGGCCTACGTTTTCTCACTGTATTCTCTGGGCTGGCTAAGGGAGGCTTTGACAGAGGTGGAAAGAATAAGGGATGTGGAACCCTTTGATCTGGAAACAATTATGATTCATGGTGAGATACTTGTTGCAGGAGAGGAATTCGATGAGGCTGCTGAGGTGTTTCAGGATGCCATCGATGTCGATCCGGAATATGCCCCCGCTCTGTGCAGAAAAGCCGATGTGTATTTTTTCCAGAACCGGATCCCCTGGGCAAGGACTTTTTACCAGCGTGCCTTAAGGGCTGATCAACAGTATGTGTATGCAGAGCTTGGGCTTGCCAGGTTGGCGAGATTGCAAAAGAACGAGGAAAAGTACAGAGAACATATTCAGAGAGCCAGAAATTTGGATCCTGAAAATGAACAGGTACTCAGTGAACTGAGAAATTAG
- a CDS encoding Methyltransferase produces the protein MKKLDNYERLAAYYDQQWHEGTDQFFPVISKIIDDYNLSGCDVLDLGCGTGLLAQKLCEKKHPVDGIDLSPCMISIARGRNLPLANFQVADLCRYKPKRKYGLITCTFDVINYIGNREQIESLFLMVSSALLPGGFFLFDSITEHLFDKYHHGKALREIGGYKFLQEKIYDPKRKRAKTFFRYPDGAWESHTQYPYTLWDFLEPIRKAGLYVHRSYGGFDKRSYHSTSEQLVCIVRHAPVL, from the coding sequence ATGAAAAAACTCGATAACTACGAACGCCTCGCCGCCTATTACGATCAGCAGTGGCACGAAGGCACCGATCAGTTTTTCCCTGTCATATCCAAAATTATCGATGATTATAACCTCAGCGGTTGTGACGTTTTGGATCTTGGCTGCGGCACGGGTCTTTTAGCTCAGAAACTCTGCGAAAAGAAACACCCTGTAGATGGAATAGACCTCTCCCCCTGTATGATCTCAATTGCCAGGGGGAGAAATCTTCCTTTGGCAAATTTTCAGGTCGCCGACTTGTGCAGATACAAGCCGAAAAGAAAATATGGACTCATTACCTGCACCTTCGATGTAATAAACTATATAGGTAACCGGGAACAGATTGAATCCCTCTTTTTGATGGTTTCTTCGGCTCTTTTGCCCGGAGGTTTTTTTCTGTTTGATTCAATAACGGAACATCTGTTCGATAAATACCACCATGGCAAGGCTTTACGGGAGATAGGCGGGTATAAATTTCTTCAGGAAAAGATCTACGATCCGAAGCGAAAGAGGGCAAAGACCTTTTTCCGCTACCCCGATGGAGCCTGGGAGTCGCATACACAGTATCCTTACACACTTTGGGATTTTCTTGAACCAATCCGGAAAGCCGGTCTTTATGTTCATCGCTCCTATGGCGGATTTGATAAAAGGAGCTATCACAGCACAAGCGAGCAACTGGTGTGCATAGTGAGACACGCTCCTGTACTTTAA
- a CDS encoding polysaccharide deacetylase, whose translation MMRILKSIYFLGLSGLMLTSLAQVSMAPSQRNPGNFPDHEVPQLIVIGSDDNTDAEAMRWMLNELASRTHKDGTPLRMSFYSNTRSWDRDTALVNAHREAYAAKHSLGNHTRDHIHHIEREWTDDGPVVTKIWELDELLTEQYMPVMEALTTQIGVNPKHIYGFRTPFLEFTNTTFTGLREIGIVYDCSIMEGAGRSPGEFYWPYTMDHQPPVLPWWAVSNDIEVTSHPGLWQLPAYNFSVPEDIHSHMDTMVTYDHGGIVSGLDYNMWARRNAGGFEFNKDQSLRTLKRTLNMKYNGNRTPFTFGAHSQMYFGKNSSYVNIQDPAERQAMFTEFLDYALGYDNVWFVSGAQVINYMQQPVRASEFNPGDYLPQNFLEDDEETFTLTVTNGTGSGEFATGRKITITAGAPPEGHRFKAWTGDVDGIEDVTSPTTTITIGSSNVTVTATYEELGDDYFKNTGNIATTAYWSPAADEFGSTADTGDAVLINDIATMNYDIAPMEPETENWTWVSFIASFDNDLSNLNKVRITYRSAAALEIALDQPPLSDAGTSYKAQIPASSDWNTVEVSIDEFAQPTWADDADLDLSVVVSISLSPVIADYEAGQAGTIEVKELVFYGVTWDNNSVILSTPGQRDINALSITGVNAAALNVDVPTSGNYTISVHSINGSLILRDTRRFTGGTNSVNWDVSKLSAQMYIVSIEGNGLRTSRRFHIAR comes from the coding sequence ATGATGAGAATTCTGAAATCTATTTACTTTCTGGGGCTGAGTGGTTTAATGCTTACCAGCCTGGCCCAGGTGAGCATGGCTCCCTCTCAGAGAAACCCCGGTAATTTTCCTGACCATGAAGTCCCGCAGCTGATCGTTATCGGTTCAGATGATAACACCGATGCAGAAGCTATGCGCTGGATGCTAAACGAACTGGCATCCCGCACCCATAAAGATGGCACACCGCTGAGAATGTCGTTCTACTCAAATACAAGATCATGGGACAGAGACACTGCTCTGGTAAATGCTCACAGAGAAGCATATGCAGCAAAACACTCTCTGGGTAACCACACCAGAGACCATATCCATCATATTGAAAGAGAATGGACCGATGATGGCCCCGTGGTGACAAAGATATGGGAATTGGATGAACTCCTCACAGAGCAGTATATGCCTGTAATGGAGGCTCTTACAACTCAGATTGGTGTTAACCCAAAACACATCTACGGATTCAGAACACCATTTCTGGAATTCACAAATACTACTTTCACAGGCCTCCGCGAGATCGGTATTGTTTATGACTGTTCAATTATGGAAGGAGCAGGCAGATCTCCCGGTGAGTTTTACTGGCCCTACACCATGGACCATCAACCACCGGTTCTACCCTGGTGGGCTGTATCAAATGACATTGAAGTAACCTCCCATCCCGGCCTCTGGCAATTGCCGGCCTACAATTTCAGCGTTCCTGAAGACATTCACTCTCACATGGATACTATGGTGACCTATGACCATGGCGGTATCGTATCCGGACTTGACTACAATATGTGGGCCAGAAGAAACGCTGGTGGGTTTGAGTTCAACAAAGACCAGTCTCTCAGAACTCTGAAAAGAACTTTAAACATGAAATACAACGGAAACCGTACTCCTTTCACTTTCGGTGCACACTCCCAGATGTATTTCGGCAAGAACTCATCATATGTAAATATTCAAGATCCCGCAGAGAGACAGGCTATGTTCACTGAGTTTCTCGACTACGCCTTAGGGTATGATAATGTTTGGTTTGTATCCGGAGCACAGGTAATCAATTACATGCAACAACCGGTTAGAGCAAGTGAGTTCAACCCCGGTGATTACCTGCCTCAGAACTTCCTTGAAGACGATGAAGAAACATTTACCCTGACTGTTACCAACGGTACAGGAAGCGGTGAGTTTGCAACAGGCAGAAAAATCACAATCACTGCAGGAGCACCTCCCGAAGGGCACAGATTCAAAGCATGGACAGGGGATGTGGATGGTATAGAAGATGTAACTTCACCTACAACTACCATCACCATTGGATCATCCAATGTTACTGTTACAGCCACTTATGAGGAACTTGGTGATGATTACTTCAAAAACACCGGTAACATCGCCACAACAGCATACTGGAGTCCTGCTGCAGATGAGTTTGGTTCAACTGCAGACACAGGTGATGCTGTACTGATTAACGATATCGCTACCATGAATTACGATATCGCCCCTATGGAACCAGAAACAGAAAACTGGACATGGGTAAGCTTTATCGCTTCCTTTGATAACGACCTGAGCAATCTTAACAAGGTCCGGATCACTTACAGAAGTGCAGCTGCCCTGGAGATTGCACTTGATCAGCCACCTCTTTCTGATGCTGGCACATCATACAAGGCACAGATACCCGCAAGTTCTGACTGGAATACCGTTGAGGTTTCTATCGATGAGTTTGCACAGCCAACCTGGGCCGATGATGCAGATCTTGATCTGAGTGTGGTTGTAAGCATTTCACTCTCTCCTGTAATTGCGGACTATGAGGCCGGCCAGGCAGGCACAATAGAAGTTAAGGAACTTGTGTTCTATGGTGTTACATGGGATAATAATTCTGTTATCCTCTCTACTCCGGGACAGAGGGATATAAATGCACTTTCCATTACAGGAGTAAACGCTGCAGCACTCAATGTCGATGTACCCACAAGCGGTAATTACACTATCTCAGTTCACTCTATCAATGGATCTCTGATTTTAAGAGACACCCGGAGATTCACAGGTGGAACCAACAGTGTTAACTGGGATGTATCAAAACTCAGTGCTCAGATGTACATTGTGTCTATTGAAGGAAACGGATTGAGAACATCCAGAAGATTTCATATTGCACGATAA
- a CDS encoding UDP-N-acetylglucosamine 1-carboxyvinyltransferase: protein MKSFLVDGKTKLSGTIAVTGNKNEALPVIAASLLCSEEVKLRNIPRIGDVKNMLLIAEALGAEVSALENNSLTIKTASVTNSNLPVKLSSAIRASVLFASSLLVRTGTAVITEPGGDLIGRRRLDTHFLVFKALGADLEIQTKVSSDVTRETRFILQAPKGGLRGADIYLDEASVTATENALIAASGAKGTTVITNAASEPHIQGLCNFLLSMGVEIEGIGSNVLTVHGRTEFTSASHRVGGDYIEAGSFIGLAAATGSNLTITGVDPSIMRMILFQFERIGVVAEIDREKKLIHVGENQPLTIKKDLGGAIPHIEDSPWPGFPTDLMSILLVTATQSHGTCLIHEKMFESRLYFVDKLIGMGASIVLCDPHRAVIVGKSQLYGANISSPDIRAGMALLIAAMAAEGKSIINNIEQIDRGYQDIDTRLNELGASITRM, encoded by the coding sequence ATGAAATCTTTTCTGGTTGATGGAAAAACAAAACTTTCAGGAACAATTGCCGTGACTGGGAACAAAAATGAGGCTCTGCCTGTGATCGCGGCCTCACTTTTGTGCAGCGAAGAGGTAAAGCTGAGAAACATCCCCCGGATTGGGGATGTCAAAAACATGCTTCTCATTGCTGAGGCACTTGGAGCAGAAGTTTCCGCTCTGGAGAACAACTCCCTTACCATCAAAACTGCTTCAGTAACAAACTCCAATCTGCCCGTTAAGCTCTCTTCTGCCATAAGGGCATCTGTTCTGTTTGCCTCTTCACTGCTTGTCAGAACAGGCACAGCCGTTATAACGGAGCCGGGCGGTGATCTCATAGGGAGAAGAAGGCTTGACACCCATTTTCTCGTGTTCAAGGCTCTCGGTGCAGATCTGGAAATCCAGACCAAAGTATCATCAGACGTAACACGGGAAACCAGATTTATCCTCCAGGCCCCCAAAGGAGGTTTAAGAGGTGCAGATATATATCTGGATGAGGCATCTGTGACTGCAACTGAAAATGCCCTTATAGCGGCTTCGGGGGCAAAGGGGACGACAGTTATAACAAATGCCGCCTCCGAGCCACATATACAGGGGTTATGTAACTTTCTGCTGAGTATGGGGGTTGAGATAGAGGGGATAGGTTCAAATGTGCTGACTGTACATGGAAGGACAGAGTTCACCTCCGCCTCTCACAGAGTGGGAGGTGACTACATTGAAGCCGGCTCATTTATAGGTCTGGCAGCAGCAACCGGTTCAAACCTGACAATCACAGGTGTTGATCCCTCTATTATGCGCATGATTCTTTTCCAGTTTGAAAGGATCGGGGTTGTTGCAGAGATCGACAGGGAGAAAAAGTTGATCCATGTGGGCGAAAATCAACCTCTTACAATAAAAAAGGATCTTGGCGGGGCAATCCCTCATATTGAGGACAGTCCATGGCCCGGTTTTCCAACAGATCTGATGTCTATTCTGCTTGTAACTGCAACGCAGTCACATGGCACATGTCTCATTCATGAAAAGATGTTTGAGTCAAGGCTCTACTTTGTGGACAAGCTCATAGGGATGGGAGCATCGATTGTGCTGTGTGACCCACACCGGGCGGTAATAGTTGGAAAATCACAGCTTTATGGCGCAAATATATCTTCTCCCGATATTCGTGCAGGAATGGCGCTGCTTATTGCCGCAATGGCAGCAGAGGGAAAAAGTATCATTAACAACATAGAACAAATTGACAGGGGATATCAGGACATAGACACCAGATTGAATGAGCTTGGGGCATCAATCACACGGATGTAG